A genomic segment from Truepera sp. encodes:
- a CDS encoding YebC/PmpR family DNA-binding transcriptional regulator — MAGHSKWTQIKRKKGALDKQRGKVISKHVRAIQSAVRTGNSGDPSVNLPLRNALSAAKSDNVPVDNIDRAIERALGGGEGGNFEPAFYEGYGPAGVAMLVETLTDNKNRTAGEVRHVFTKHGGNMSGSTAWQFDTKGMITVDDTSSAVEDAAIELGADDLEVDDGVSVIYTPAAELYAIVEGLQARELPVDVVQLTKLPQTQTVLSAAESRKVITFLEALEDLDDVQNVYTTADLSDVEDDVDAVG, encoded by the coding sequence TTGGCAGGACACAGCAAGTGGACCCAGATCAAGCGGAAGAAGGGTGCGCTCGACAAGCAGCGTGGCAAGGTCATCAGCAAGCATGTGCGGGCCATCCAGTCGGCCGTGCGCACAGGCAACAGCGGCGACCCAAGCGTCAACCTGCCGCTAAGGAACGCCTTGTCGGCGGCCAAGTCCGATAACGTGCCCGTCGACAACATCGACCGGGCCATCGAGCGTGCCTTAGGCGGCGGCGAGGGTGGAAACTTCGAGCCTGCCTTCTACGAGGGCTACGGACCCGCCGGAGTGGCCATGCTCGTCGAGACTCTCACCGACAACAAGAACCGCACCGCCGGCGAGGTCCGCCACGTGTTCACCAAGCACGGCGGCAACATGTCGGGTTCGACTGCGTGGCAGTTCGACACCAAGGGAATGATCACCGTCGACGACACGAGCAGCGCAGTAGAGGACGCCGCCATAGAACTGGGCGCCGACGACCTCGAGGTCGACGACGGCGTTTCGGTCATCTACACCCCGGCCGCCGAACTCTACGCGATCGTCGAGGGATTGCAAGCACGCGAGCTGCCCGTCGACGTTGTGCAGCTCACCAAGTTGCCGCAGACCCAGACGGTGTTGTCTGCCGCGGAATCCCGGAAAGTCATCACCTTCCTCGAGGCTCTCGAGGACCTCGACGACGTGCAGAACGTCTACACGACCGCCGACCTGAGCGACGTCGAGGACGACGTCGACGCCGTCGGCTAA
- a CDS encoding NAD(P)H-hydrate epimerase gives MSFPLVSWDDLPSIDANQMQQLIMLATGKFGLDNRVLVEHTARNLVALVDAFGGDGPVLVVAGRGNNGSGGLAAARLLAARGRRVWVVPTHEAENYSGTPKEQLEHLRHFDRAKVRTSLPKMKFGCVIDAAIGTNLEGPPRGRTLDVITVLNNLADSVVISLDMPTGMSADDGSTPGDVVHATLTMSIGLPKVGVKPGGNVGRLFVGDLSLPPALYENLQLPPVNLPGYVTEVTS, from the coding sequence ATGAGCTTTCCGCTCGTCAGTTGGGACGACCTGCCTTCCATCGATGCCAACCAGATGCAACAACTGATAATGCTCGCTACCGGCAAGTTCGGGCTCGATAACCGCGTCTTGGTCGAGCACACGGCGCGCAACCTGGTTGCCCTCGTAGACGCTTTCGGCGGCGATGGACCCGTGTTGGTCGTCGCGGGCCGCGGCAATAACGGCAGCGGGGGCCTGGCGGCCGCCAGGCTGCTGGCGGCGCGTGGCCGCAGGGTCTGGGTAGTGCCGACCCACGAGGCCGAGAACTATTCGGGCACGCCGAAGGAGCAGCTGGAGCACCTCAGACACTTCGACCGTGCCAAGGTACGCACCAGCCTGCCGAAGATGAAGTTCGGGTGCGTCATAGACGCCGCCATCGGAACCAACTTGGAAGGCCCACCACGTGGCCGCACCCTGGACGTGATAACGGTGCTCAACAACCTCGCCGATAGCGTCGTCATCTCCCTCGACATGCCCACCGGCATGAGCGCCGACGACGGCAGTACTCCCGGAGACGTGGTTCACGCAACGCTGACGATGAGCATCGGGCTGCCCAAGGTCGGGGTCAAACCGGGTGGGAACGTCGGTCGGCTTTTCGTTGGCGACCTCAGCCTTCCCCCGGCCCTATACGAGAACCTGCAATTACCGCCCGTGAACCTGCCCGGATACGTTACCGAGGTCACGAGCTAG
- a CDS encoding DUF4384 domain-containing protein codes for MKHRTVALAFVALAVTLLATACTVTVRPGGFSGGDLSLSGVIQNFEPTRGPRSTYYVGEDVQFRLVTNQAGYVTLTALDPDGKVYVFERNIPVQAGTTYLPLPNARHVYSVNPPAGLQRVRASFTSQRTDGSVSYSGRYGAGEWTSAIQIEIRPYPVRDVVETSFYIR; via the coding sequence ATGAAACACAGAACCGTTGCTCTCGCCTTCGTGGCGCTGGCCGTCACCCTGCTCGCCACGGCGTGCACCGTGACCGTGCGGCCGGGGGGCTTCTCCGGCGGCGACCTCTCGCTCTCCGGAGTCATCCAGAACTTCGAGCCCACGCGCGGCCCTCGTTCCACGTATTACGTCGGTGAGGACGTCCAGTTCCGGCTCGTTACCAACCAGGCCGGGTACGTGACGCTCACGGCCCTTGACCCCGACGGCAAGGTCTACGTGTTCGAGCGAAACATCCCGGTGCAGGCCGGCACCACCTACCTGCCGCTACCCAACGCCCGGCACGTTTATTCGGTCAACCCGCCGGCCGGTTTGCAACGGGTGCGGGCGAGCTTCACGTCGCAGCGCACCGACGGTAGCGTCAGCTACTCCGGACGCTACGGCGCCGGCGAGTGGACGAGTGCCATCCAGATCGAGATCCGACCGTACCCGGTGCGCGACGTGGTGGAGACGTCCTTCTACATCCGCTGA
- a CDS encoding helix-turn-helix transcriptional regulator: MSWSRIYELLAPAAAGGGGHDADDVAPDKSQDKERGAVDDQRAIDQDKPLYVISVAAELVDMHPQTLRLYERKGLIEPSRSAGKTRLYSQRNIEQLREIRRLTQELGVNLAGVEEIIRLRHRLDELQASMEGRITNLQGQLRDRLDTLKNRALPRPQDDED, from the coding sequence TTGAGCTGGTCACGTATCTACGAGTTGCTGGCGCCGGCCGCTGCCGGCGGCGGCGGCCACGATGCAGATGACGTTGCGCCGGACAAGTCCCAGGATAAGGAACGCGGAGCGGTGGACGACCAACGCGCCATCGACCAGGACAAGCCCCTCTACGTCATCAGCGTGGCTGCCGAACTCGTCGACATGCATCCGCAGACGCTGCGCCTGTACGAGCGTAAGGGCCTGATAGAACCAAGCCGCAGCGCGGGCAAGACGCGGCTCTATTCGCAGCGAAACATCGAGCAGCTGCGCGAGATCAGGCGCCTGACGCAAGAACTCGGCGTGAACCTGGCCGGGGTGGAGGAGATCATCCGCCTCAGGCACCGCCTCGACGAACTGCAAGCGAGCATGGAGGGGCGGATCACGAACCTACAGGGCCAGCTGCGCGACCGCCTGGACACGCTGAAGAACCGCGCCCTGCCGCGTCCGCAAGACGACGAGGACTAG
- a CDS encoding MFS transporter, translated as MPEDPQQLKAYVPDPHRWRTLGVLSIVLFMSLIDVSIVNVALPSIQLGLGATDAQLQWILSGYALTFGVGLVTAGRAGDILGRGPLFIVGVALFTLSSMAAGLSQDATLLNIARAFQGIGSGLISPQVVGMVQQYFRGAERARAFAIFGAAVGVSVAVGPLLGGLLIHAGGVEHGWRWTFFVNVPVGMLAIALALLWFPRPLLNRNLPRDARERTQSRDLDPVGAVLLGFAVLALLLPFVEARAGAWIWFSIPVGVGLVLLWLWWERRQKRLGHRPMVDLGIFRVPSFSYGTLLITVYFVGITSVWVLLALYLQNGLGLTALETGLMGLPSAIVSGFSALLAGRNVVKHGRKVVIIGIYSALLGLVASMVVVWLRSQGLASEWWLLLSVSFIGIGQGSVISPNQTLTLADVPLEYAGSSGGIMQTGQRIGTSMGIAMITALAFATLAVSSWSVAFIAGFAGITAVVLITLAIAYADQRRRAGRPGHAPSRHARAD; from the coding sequence GTGCCCGAGGATCCCCAGCAGCTAAAGGCGTACGTACCTGACCCCCACAGGTGGCGCACCCTGGGGGTGCTTTCGATCGTGTTGTTCATGTCTCTCATCGACGTGAGCATCGTGAACGTGGCTCTGCCGTCCATCCAGCTGGGGCTAGGGGCGACAGACGCTCAGTTGCAGTGGATCCTGTCCGGCTACGCCCTGACGTTCGGAGTGGGCCTGGTGACCGCCGGCCGGGCCGGCGACATCCTGGGCCGGGGCCCCCTGTTCATCGTCGGGGTGGCGCTGTTCACGCTCTCTTCCATGGCCGCCGGGCTGTCGCAGGACGCAACGCTGCTGAACATCGCTCGAGCGTTCCAAGGGATCGGCTCTGGCCTCATCAGCCCCCAAGTGGTTGGGATGGTGCAGCAGTACTTCCGCGGCGCCGAACGTGCCCGCGCCTTCGCCATCTTCGGCGCCGCCGTCGGGGTGTCGGTCGCCGTGGGGCCGCTCCTCGGCGGCTTGCTCATCCATGCCGGCGGCGTGGAGCACGGCTGGCGCTGGACCTTCTTCGTCAACGTGCCCGTAGGCATGCTGGCCATCGCGCTCGCCTTGCTCTGGTTCCCCAGACCGCTACTCAACAGGAACCTGCCACGAGACGCCCGCGAGAGAACGCAGAGCCGTGACCTCGACCCGGTGGGCGCAGTGCTTCTCGGCTTCGCCGTGCTGGCCCTGCTCCTCCCGTTCGTCGAGGCCAGGGCGGGCGCATGGATCTGGTTCTCGATACCCGTCGGCGTTGGGCTCGTGCTTCTATGGTTGTGGTGGGAGAGGCGCCAAAAGCGCCTTGGGCACCGGCCCATGGTCGATCTAGGCATCTTCAGAGTGCCGAGCTTCTCCTACGGCACTCTGCTCATCACCGTGTACTTCGTGGGCATCACGAGCGTCTGGGTGCTCCTGGCCCTCTACTTGCAGAACGGCCTGGGCCTTACGGCGCTGGAAACCGGGCTCATGGGCCTGCCTAGCGCCATCGTGTCGGGCTTCTCGGCACTGCTGGCCGGCAGGAACGTAGTGAAGCATGGCCGGAAGGTCGTGATCATCGGCATCTACAGCGCGCTCCTGGGCCTCGTCGCGAGCATGGTCGTCGTCTGGCTGAGGTCGCAGGGGCTCGCGAGCGAGTGGTGGCTGCTGCTTAGCGTGAGCTTCATCGGCATCGGGCAGGGCTCCGTGATCAGCCCGAACCAGACGCTTACGCTTGCCGACGTACCGCTGGAGTACGCGGGAAGTTCCGGTGGCATCATGCAGACGGGCCAGCGCATCGGCACGTCGATGGGCATCGCCATGATCACCGCGTTGGCCTTCGCCACGTTGGCGGTGAGCAGTTGGTCGGTGGCGTTCATCGCCGGCTTCGCGGGCATCACCGCGGTGGTGCTGATCACGCTAGCGATCGCCTATGCCGACCAGCGGCGGCGGGCAGGGCGACCTGGGCACGCTCCGTCGAGGCATGCACGGGCTGATTGA
- a CDS encoding DnaJ domain-containing protein: protein MSSSTRDPYEVLGVTKDATPDALKAAYRQKALQYHPDRNPGDKVAEERFKELSEAYAVLRDPESRARYDRYGPTRPAGYRHDTSNVDWREVFREADIHVDWSGGGGVPHTGNAVFDALFGMMAGMLRGAGLVAGQTYELRLGLSLGELHSGASKLVTVPGPCVCPTCKGTGRLDPATAGARSPGPFEAGARVASVAACPDCGGRGVRRGGARVQVKVPAGAGVGSRLRLAGVGGPGNPPGDVLVQIGWVPPVGATARGNDVIGRLVLTPLEASRGATAMFDGVPVKVPPGSAGGSTILVKGQGLPGSGGIRGDLRLTLELSWLEGAARAAGRWFRKLAGGGEPS from the coding sequence GTGAGTTCCAGCACCCGCGACCCGTACGAGGTCTTAGGCGTGACCAAGGACGCCACGCCCGACGCGCTGAAGGCTGCGTATCGGCAGAAGGCCCTGCAGTACCACCCGGACCGCAACCCCGGCGACAAGGTGGCCGAGGAACGCTTCAAGGAGCTCTCGGAGGCGTACGCGGTGCTTCGCGACCCCGAGTCGCGCGCTCGTTACGACCGGTACGGACCCACGAGACCGGCGGGCTACCGTCACGACACCAGCAACGTCGATTGGAGGGAAGTCTTCCGCGAGGCCGACATCCACGTCGATTGGAGTGGTGGGGGAGGCGTACCTCACACCGGTAACGCCGTCTTCGACGCCCTGTTCGGCATGATGGCGGGCATGCTCCGAGGAGCGGGGCTCGTTGCCGGCCAGACGTACGAGCTGAGGCTGGGCCTGAGCCTGGGCGAACTCCATTCGGGCGCCTCGAAGCTGGTGACGGTGCCTGGACCCTGCGTCTGCCCGACCTGCAAGGGGACGGGCCGCCTTGACCCGGCCACCGCCGGGGCCCGGTCGCCGGGACCGTTCGAGGCCGGTGCGAGGGTTGCCAGCGTCGCCGCCTGCCCGGATTGCGGCGGCCGCGGCGTGCGGCGGGGCGGTGCAAGGGTGCAGGTGAAGGTGCCGGCCGGAGCGGGCGTCGGCAGCAGGCTGCGCCTCGCCGGTGTGGGCGGGCCCGGTAACCCGCCAGGTGACGTGTTGGTGCAGATCGGTTGGGTCCCGCCGGTCGGCGCAACGGCCCGCGGGAACGATGTGATCGGCCGGCTGGTACTCACACCGCTCGAGGCTTCGAGGGGCGCTACCGCCATGTTCGACGGCGTCCCCGTCAAGGTGCCCCCGGGTAGCGCCGGCGGTTCCACGATCCTGGTCAAGGGTCAGGGATTGCCCGGGTCCGGTGGCATTAGGGGCGACTTGCGCTTGACCCTTGAACTCTCTTGGTTGGAAGGTGCGGCTCGCGCGGCAGGCCGCTGGTTTCGTAAGCTTGCAGGAGGAGGCGAACCCAGTTGA